In Macadamia integrifolia cultivar HAES 741 chromosome 5, SCU_Mint_v3, whole genome shotgun sequence, a single window of DNA contains:
- the LOC122080123 gene encoding heavy metal-associated isoprenylated plant protein 37-like: MTKDEDFKLLKIQTCVLKVHIHCDGCRQEVKKLLQRIEGVFTVNIDAEQQKVTVSGTVDPATLIKKLIRAGKHAEIWSAKSNNNQKQQQANCIKDDKNGKDQKQGLMKGLKAFTNRHKYPTFSSEEEEYDDDVDDEDFEEGLRLLQEKANHLGLLGQQANMVANAKKNGAGPPNNGKMNNGGNGQAGKKGGGGSNGGGNPNQNMGMKGGMDQKTMAAAGHLGGGHLNAGEVKKGNDINAMLAGLNGHGSGVGLGGNGLGFQAQMNNGFQGSSAGFPAGGYASAGHHPSMINHPSSMMNTLQGHQFNHPSSSAVNLQNRNNINLMMNEARYMQPQMMYNRSPVIPPSTGYYYNPYPYPYPYPYTYPSPQPDNSGSHSATHIFNDENTNSCVVM, from the coding sequence GTGTTTTCACAGTAAACATAGATGCAGAGCAACAAAAGGTCACAGTTTCAGGAACTGTAGATCCTGCAACTCTGATTAAGAAGCTGATCAGAGCTGGTAAACATGCAGAGATTTGGTCTGCGAAATCCAACAACAACCAGAAACAGCAGCAGGCAAATTGCATCAAAGATGACAAGAATGGCAAAGACCAAAAGCAGGGTCTGATGAAGGGTCTCAAGGCCTTCACTAACCGGCATAAGTACCCTACATTTAGTTCTGAAGAGGAggaatatgatgatgatgttgatgatgaagattttGAAGAAGGGTTACGGTTGCTTCAGGAGAAAGCTAACCATCTGGGTTTGCTGGGACAGCAGGCTAATATGGTGGCTAATGCAAAGAAAAATGGTGCAGGGCCCCCAAACAATGGTAAAATGAATAATGGAGGAAATGGGCAAGCTGGAAAGAAAGGCGGTGGGGGTAGCAATGGCGGAGGAAATCCTAACCAGAATATGGGTATGAAGGGTGGGATGGATCAGAAGACAATGGCAGCTGCCGGCCATTTGGGTGGTGGGCATCTAAATGCCGGTGAGGTTAAAAAGGGGAATGACATCAATGCCATGTTAGCAGGTTTAAATGGCCATGGTTCTGGTGTTGGCCTTGGagggaatggattagggtttcaagcCCAGATGAACAATGGCTTCCAAGGGTCTTCTGCTGGATTCCCAGCTGGTGGGTATGCATCAGCCGGGCACCATCCTTCCATGATAAACCATCCATCTTCCATGATGAACACCTTGCAGGGTCACCAGTTCAATCATCCATCATCATCAGCTGTGAACTTGCAGAACAGGAATAATATCAATTTGATGATGAATGAGGCAAGGTATATGCAGCCCCAGATGATGTACAACAGGTCTCCCGTTATCCCTCCCAGCACTGGCTACTACTACAACCCTTACCCTTACCCATACCCTTATCCTTACACTTACCCCAGCCCCCAGCCAGATAACAGTGGTTCTCACTCTGCAACTCATATATTTAATGATGAAAACACAAACAGCTGTGTTGTAATGTAA